One stretch of Akkermansia sp. RCC_12PD DNA includes these proteins:
- a CDS encoding SUMF1/EgtB/PvdO family nonheme iron enzyme — protein MTSDASPVPGGNLPTLPVKRVVRPTPSIPDHEVVRQIGSGAYGEVWLAKALTGAWRAVKIVWREDFEDERTFNREFEGILQYEPIARNHPGLVHILHVGRHDEGSPFYYYVMELGDDARTGVHINPDEYIPRTLQTDKKFSGNKPLPLDYCLEVGSQLAHALLYLHSKNLTHRDIKPANVIFVNGRPKLADIGLVAHLDQRSFVGTEGFIPPDGPGTRRADVYALAKVLYEISTGKDRMDFPELPDELPAGTVQKKWQAFNTIICQAAEPRVEECTIDSAEELAEKIDALRGYEVPSRFRLQKKSRRKFRRTFQLLGAAIAGGLTAYWGVLWLNEQQHAQEPDTPAEAHSQQSAPEEESKNGYVLVTSSPAGASVYDADGNYLDETPYGPIELPAGTTVVYTIKKSGFADKEETGTVAGGSTLALGGILKEYHPPTDRQPWKDTEGVTYLPAETRHVAETPLTAALFNKFLKEDKQQGNFQMQRQQVQPGHPEKDLALLTQDGITAYLAWLNKKCEREGLLGKEFSISADPGPQGSGRTDGRNTYILNVTRVFQVPITVTTNPPGASVFFNNRLIGRTPIEEYVNQVPYVIEIKLPGHATMRRRGLDPQDLYLSLQLEPDKSVVFGVPWTNSLGMDLVPAGSNTLAMAHEVRVKDFQQFLKATDRKAPAKPGFPQEEDHPVVNVSRQDARAFAKWLTNRERAQGLIDQHDSYRLPKDAEWSAWMQLGEEKGASPYEKTLPHDHSKEVFPWGTSWPPPNGTGNFADQSALIYLPSSRVIVDYEDGQPYTAPVRSFPPNRLGLYDLEGNVMEWVDDNYGGPENLPIRNHGVARGGSYLSFRPKQLTTGIRTPLPENTRDDTLGFRLVLSSERPLAPSAP, from the coding sequence ATGACTTCGGACGCATCACCCGTACCCGGCGGCAACCTGCCGACACTGCCCGTGAAACGGGTGGTGCGTCCCACCCCTTCCATTCCTGACCATGAAGTGGTTCGCCAGATCGGCAGCGGAGCGTATGGTGAGGTCTGGCTGGCAAAAGCCCTGACGGGCGCGTGGAGGGCCGTCAAAATCGTCTGGAGGGAGGATTTTGAGGACGAACGGACCTTCAACCGGGAGTTTGAGGGCATTCTTCAATACGAACCTATCGCCCGCAACCATCCGGGACTGGTGCACATCCTGCATGTGGGCCGCCACGACGAAGGCTCCCCCTTCTATTATTACGTGATGGAATTGGGCGACGACGCCCGCACAGGAGTCCATATCAACCCGGACGAGTATATTCCCCGCACTCTTCAAACGGACAAGAAGTTTTCCGGCAACAAGCCCCTTCCCCTGGATTATTGCCTGGAGGTGGGCAGCCAGCTTGCCCACGCACTGCTGTACCTGCACAGCAAGAACCTGACGCACCGGGATATCAAGCCCGCCAATGTCATTTTCGTGAACGGGCGGCCCAAACTGGCGGACATCGGCTTGGTGGCCCATCTGGACCAGCGCAGTTTTGTCGGCACGGAGGGGTTCATTCCTCCGGACGGTCCCGGAACCCGCAGGGCGGATGTGTATGCCCTAGCCAAAGTGCTGTATGAGATCAGCACCGGAAAGGACCGCATGGATTTTCCCGAACTGCCGGATGAGTTGCCGGCAGGCACCGTGCAGAAAAAGTGGCAGGCGTTCAACACCATTATCTGCCAGGCCGCGGAACCGCGCGTGGAGGAGTGCACGATCGATTCCGCGGAGGAGCTGGCGGAGAAGATAGACGCCTTGAGGGGGTACGAAGTTCCGTCCCGCTTCCGGCTTCAGAAGAAAAGCCGCCGTAAGTTCAGACGCACCTTCCAGTTGCTGGGGGCCGCCATAGCCGGCGGCCTGACGGCGTACTGGGGAGTCCTATGGCTCAACGAACAGCAGCACGCACAGGAACCGGACACCCCGGCGGAAGCGCATTCCCAACAATCCGCGCCGGAGGAAGAGTCCAAGAACGGGTACGTGCTAGTCACCAGTTCTCCGGCGGGGGCGTCCGTCTATGACGCCGACGGGAATTATCTGGATGAAACGCCTTACGGCCCCATCGAATTGCCTGCCGGCACCACCGTCGTGTACACCATCAAGAAGTCGGGATTTGCGGACAAGGAGGAAACGGGGACCGTTGCCGGAGGTTCCACGCTGGCGCTGGGAGGAATCCTGAAAGAGTACCATCCCCCCACGGACAGGCAGCCCTGGAAGGATACGGAGGGCGTTACCTATCTTCCGGCGGAGACGCGCCACGTGGCGGAGACGCCTCTGACGGCCGCCCTGTTCAACAAGTTCCTGAAGGAAGACAAGCAGCAGGGCAATTTTCAAATGCAGCGGCAACAGGTGCAGCCGGGTCATCCGGAAAAGGATCTGGCCCTGCTAACCCAGGACGGCATTACGGCGTACCTGGCTTGGCTGAACAAGAAGTGCGAACGGGAAGGGCTGCTGGGCAAGGAGTTTTCCATCAGTGCGGACCCGGGGCCACAGGGTTCCGGACGGACAGACGGACGGAACACGTACATCCTGAACGTCACCCGCGTTTTCCAGGTTCCCATCACCGTCACAACCAACCCGCCGGGAGCCAGTGTGTTTTTCAATAACAGGCTCATCGGCAGGACGCCCATTGAGGAATACGTCAACCAGGTCCCTTACGTGATTGAGATCAAACTGCCGGGGCACGCCACGATGCGGCGCAGAGGGCTTGATCCGCAGGATCTGTACCTTTCTCTCCAGCTTGAACCGGATAAATCTGTGGTGTTCGGCGTCCCCTGGACCAACAGCCTGGGGATGGACCTGGTGCCTGCGGGGAGCAATACGCTGGCGATGGCCCATGAAGTACGCGTCAAGGATTTCCAGCAGTTCCTGAAAGCCACGGACCGCAAAGCGCCGGCCAAGCCGGGGTTCCCCCAGGAAGAGGACCACCCGGTGGTGAATGTGAGCAGGCAGGACGCGCGGGCGTTTGCCAAATGGCTCACCAACAGGGAGCGCGCCCAGGGGCTGATTGACCAGCACGATTCCTACCGCCTGCCCAAAGACGCGGAATGGAGCGCCTGGATGCAGCTGGGGGAGGAAAAGGGAGCGTCTCCCTATGAAAAAACGCTGCCGCATGACCATTCCAAGGAGGTGTTTCCGTGGGGGACCTCCTGGCCCCCGCCAAATGGAACAGGCAATTTTGCGGACCAGTCCGCCCTGATTTACCTTCCCTCCTCCCGCGTGATCGTGGACTACGAGGACGGCCAGCCCTACACCGCCCCAGTCAGGTCATTCCCACCCAACCGCCTGGGCCTGTATGACCTGGAAGGCAACGTGATGGAGTGGGTGGACGACAATTACGGAGGCCCTGAAAACCTTCCCATACGCAACCACGGAGTGGCCCGCGGCGGCAGCTATTTGTCTTTCCGCCCCAAGCAGCTCACCACCGGCATCCGCACTCCGCTGCCCGAAAACACGCGGGACGACACCCTGGGGTTCCGCCTCGTTCTTTCCTCGGAACGTCCGCTCGCCCCTTCGGCTCCCTGA